The following proteins come from a genomic window of Microbacterium lemovicicum:
- a CDS encoding PfkB family carbohydrate kinase has protein sequence MRPLPLADPRIVAVGDNVVDCYTADGVMYPGGNCVNVSVYAAREGVETSYIGAVAEDAAGDLLRSALRAENVDTTRLRIEDGSTAYCRIGLIDGDRVFLNSGKGVSLFTPSEADLDVIAGYDALHVGDSSFLDAHVPDFARRTRVSYDFSIRTQPEFWHPLVSHCFLATFSGGDLDEAQVDDLIAGALAGGARWVLVTRGSRGAVLTDGAQRASSTPVPTQVVDTLGAGDTLTARALIGLLRGEDLGTLMAAASASAAVTCTQFGAFGYGAPIDITETSPRTDDLLTEGELR, from the coding sequence GTGAGGCCGCTGCCCCTCGCCGACCCGCGCATCGTCGCCGTCGGCGACAACGTCGTGGACTGCTACACCGCCGACGGCGTGATGTATCCGGGCGGCAACTGCGTCAACGTCTCGGTCTACGCGGCGCGCGAGGGCGTCGAGACCTCCTACATCGGAGCCGTGGCGGAGGATGCCGCGGGCGACCTGCTGCGGTCGGCCCTGCGTGCGGAGAACGTCGACACCACCCGGCTCCGCATCGAGGACGGCTCGACGGCGTACTGCCGCATCGGACTCATCGACGGCGACCGCGTCTTCCTGAACTCGGGGAAGGGCGTCTCCCTGTTCACCCCATCGGAGGCCGACCTCGACGTCATCGCCGGGTACGACGCCCTGCACGTCGGCGACTCGAGCTTCCTCGATGCGCACGTGCCCGACTTCGCGCGGCGCACGAGGGTGTCGTACGACTTCTCGATCCGCACGCAGCCCGAGTTCTGGCATCCGCTCGTCTCGCACTGCTTCCTCGCCACCTTCTCGGGCGGCGACCTCGACGAGGCGCAGGTCGACGACCTCATCGCCGGCGCGCTCGCCGGCGGAGCGAGGTGGGTGCTCGTGACCCGAGGCTCGCGCGGTGCGGTGCTGACCGACGGTGCGCAGCGCGCGTCGAGCACACCGGTGCCCACGCAGGTCGTCGACACGCTCGGCGCAGGGGACACCCTCACCGCCCGCGCGCTCATCGGACTGCTGCGCGGGGAGGATCTCGGCACACTCATGGCCGCAGCATCCGCCTCCGCAGCCGTCACCTGCACGCAGTTCGGCGCCTTCGGCTACGGCGCGCCGATCGACATCACAGAGACCTCGCCGAGAACCGATGACCTACTCACAGAAGGAGAACTCCGTTGA
- a CDS encoding NAD(P)/FAD-dependent oxidoreductase, which yields MPETPSSAPAVVVIGAGVLGVSTATRLAQGGARVTLVTESTVSSGASGRSLSWLNSAGFRSPAYHALRVAGIDRYRTLLARTPEAARFLRFDGGLTWAKPGKSHLERLAYEHGLGYDSVWLAPDEITAWTPGVDPSSVHEEGAIFNPGEGWVDLPLLVAELLTAFAAAGGTLVENAGHTSVEVDGGRAVGARTEGGDLLPADRVVLATGPWVPRDLAGLGIELPEQTPISVLVSTKPIEVELKAVLNTPRVAIRPTPFGTLVLDSGWSEREVVRHDDGTWEVRDETVAQLLREASAVLAGNPELELDTVGAGPKPIPGDGEPVIGAVRDITGLHVIFTHSGATLGLITGELVAREILTGTPSPLLADFNAARFAPVPA from the coding sequence ATGCCTGAAACACCCTCATCCGCACCGGCCGTCGTCGTCATCGGCGCGGGCGTGCTCGGCGTCTCCACCGCCACCCGCCTCGCCCAGGGCGGCGCCCGGGTCACGCTCGTCACCGAGTCGACCGTCTCCTCGGGCGCCAGCGGACGCTCGCTGTCGTGGCTCAACTCGGCAGGTTTCCGCAGCCCCGCCTACCACGCGCTGCGCGTCGCCGGTATCGACCGCTACCGCACGCTGCTGGCCCGCACTCCCGAAGCGGCGCGCTTCCTGCGCTTCGACGGCGGTCTCACCTGGGCGAAGCCGGGCAAATCGCACCTGGAGCGGCTCGCCTACGAGCATGGCCTTGGCTACGACAGTGTCTGGCTCGCTCCCGACGAGATCACGGCATGGACACCGGGCGTCGACCCCTCGTCGGTGCACGAGGAAGGTGCCATCTTCAACCCGGGCGAGGGCTGGGTCGATCTGCCGCTCCTCGTCGCGGAGCTGCTGACGGCGTTCGCCGCCGCCGGCGGCACCCTGGTCGAGAACGCCGGGCACACCTCGGTGGAGGTCGACGGCGGTCGTGCCGTCGGTGCCCGCACCGAGGGCGGCGACCTGCTTCCCGCCGACCGCGTGGTGCTGGCCACCGGGCCGTGGGTGCCGCGCGACCTCGCGGGCCTCGGCATCGAGCTGCCCGAGCAGACGCCGATCTCGGTGCTCGTGAGCACCAAGCCCATCGAGGTCGAGCTCAAGGCTGTGCTGAACACGCCGCGCGTGGCGATCCGCCCCACACCGTTCGGCACGCTGGTACTCGACTCCGGCTGGTCGGAGCGCGAGGTCGTCCGGCACGACGACGGCACCTGGGAGGTACGCGACGAGACCGTCGCGCAGCTGCTCCGCGAGGCGTCCGCCGTGCTGGCCGGCAACCCGGAGCTCGAACTCGACACCGTGGGCGCCGGTCCCAAGCCCATCCCGGGCGACGGCGAACCGGTCATCGGCGCCGTGCGCGACATCACCGGACTGCACGTCATCTTCACCCACAGCGGGGCCACGCTCGGCCTCATCACCGGCGAGCTCGTCGCCCGCGAGATCCTCACGGGAACGCCCAGCCCGCTGCTGGCCGACTTCAACGCCGCACGCTTCGCTCCGGTGCCCGCGTGA
- a CDS encoding Gfo/Idh/MocA family protein: MSVIRTGLIGFGSSGRVFHAPFLAADPAYSLDVIVTADAERSGEARALYPDAATVASVDDLFTRDLDLVVIGSPPATHHELATRAIEAGIAVVVDKPFAPTVAEARDLIDRAAAAGVPLTEFQNRRWDGDFLTLRGLLADGALGDVRRFESRFEWFKPVEAKAWKNEGPGSGMLFDLGTHLIDQALQLFGPVESHYAELDVRRDGGGSEDDVFVALRHTSGVTSHLWMNALAPLNGPRFHVLGSSAGWTSYGLDPQEAALKGGASPRDAGFGGGARPGILGTTGETRDIPLLPGDYAAFYRQLADTLRGDGELPVDPNDALAVLELIERLRAH; encoded by the coding sequence GTGAGCGTCATCCGCACAGGGCTCATCGGCTTCGGCTCCTCGGGACGCGTCTTCCACGCCCCGTTCCTCGCCGCCGATCCGGCGTACTCCCTCGACGTGATCGTGACGGCGGATGCCGAGCGCTCCGGTGAGGCGAGGGCTCTGTATCCGGATGCTGCGACCGTGGCATCCGTCGATGATCTCTTCACCCGCGACCTCGATCTGGTGGTGATCGGATCTCCGCCCGCCACCCACCACGAGCTGGCGACCCGCGCGATCGAAGCCGGAATCGCCGTGGTCGTCGACAAGCCCTTCGCGCCGACGGTGGCTGAGGCCCGCGACCTCATCGACCGCGCGGCCGCGGCCGGCGTTCCGCTGACGGAGTTCCAGAACCGGCGGTGGGACGGCGACTTCCTCACCCTGCGCGGTCTCCTGGCCGACGGTGCGCTCGGCGACGTGCGCCGTTTCGAGTCGCGCTTCGAGTGGTTCAAGCCCGTCGAAGCGAAGGCGTGGAAGAACGAGGGCCCGGGCAGCGGCATGCTGTTCGACCTCGGCACGCACCTCATCGACCAGGCGCTGCAGCTGTTCGGGCCGGTAGAGAGCCACTACGCCGAGCTGGACGTGCGACGCGACGGCGGCGGGAGCGAAGACGACGTCTTCGTCGCGCTGCGCCACACCTCGGGCGTCACCTCGCACCTGTGGATGAACGCGCTCGCTCCGCTGAACGGTCCGCGCTTCCACGTGCTCGGCTCGTCCGCGGGATGGACCAGTTACGGTCTCGACCCACAGGAGGCTGCCCTCAAGGGCGGCGCCTCTCCGCGCGACGCGGGGTTCGGCGGGGGAGCGCGCCCCGGCATCCTCGGCACGACGGGCGAGACCCGCGACATCCCGCTGCTTCCCGGCGACTACGCCGCCTTCTACCGGCAGCTGGCTGACACCCTGCGCGGCGACGGCGAGCTGCCCGTCGACCCGAACGATGCGCTGGCCGTGCTCGAGCTCATCGAGCGCCTCCGCGCCCACTGA
- a CDS encoding amino acid ABC transporter ATP-binding protein → MTYTSPMPVVDGRIYEGSSLELKDLTMAYGPVDVLRGVSLTVAPGTTTCVIGPSGSGKSTMLRGINRLHEPKSGDVLIHGESALQVKPDVLRSRIGLVFQHFNLFPDHTALENVALALRNVKRMSKGESRRIAHQRLAEVGLAERTDHRPRDLSGGQQQRVAIARALAMEPEVMLFDEVTSALDPELVKGVLNLLAGLGQRGMTMLVVTHEMKFARRAADQVVFMDEGKIVEVGTPEQIFDAPKSERLQRFLSEVL, encoded by the coding sequence ATGACCTACACCTCACCCATGCCCGTCGTCGACGGCCGCATCTACGAGGGCTCCAGCCTCGAGCTGAAAGACCTCACCATGGCTTACGGGCCCGTCGACGTGCTGCGCGGCGTCAGCCTCACGGTCGCCCCCGGCACAACGACCTGCGTGATCGGACCCTCGGGTTCCGGCAAGTCGACCATGCTGCGCGGCATCAACCGCCTGCACGAGCCCAAGAGCGGCGACGTGCTCATCCACGGCGAGAGCGCGCTGCAGGTGAAGCCCGATGTGCTGCGCTCGCGCATCGGACTGGTCTTCCAGCACTTCAACCTCTTTCCCGACCACACGGCGCTCGAGAACGTGGCGCTCGCCCTCCGCAACGTGAAGCGCATGTCGAAGGGCGAGTCGCGACGTATCGCGCACCAGCGTCTCGCCGAGGTGGGCCTCGCAGAGCGCACCGATCACCGGCCGCGCGACCTGTCGGGCGGTCAGCAGCAGCGCGTCGCGATCGCCCGCGCGCTCGCGATGGAGCCCGAGGTCATGCTCTTCGACGAGGTGACCAGCGCGCTCGACCCCGAGCTCGTCAAGGGCGTGCTGAACCTGCTCGCGGGCCTCGGCCAGCGCGGGATGACGATGCTCGTCGTCACGCATGAGATGAAGTTCGCGCGTCGCGCCGCCGACCAGGTCGTGTTCATGGACGAGGGGAAGATCGTCGAGGTCGGCACGCCGGAGCAGATCTTCGACGCCCCCAAGAGCGAGCGTCTGCAGCGCTTCCTGTCGGAGGTGCTGTGA
- a CDS encoding amino acid ABC transporter permease gives MDWLDQLKNTFLNFDAMVAVFPQLLGTGLVNTLVISAAATVIGIVLGMIVAVMGISPSRWLRTPARVYTDIFRGLPAILTILLIGQGFARLSQDIFGPSPYPLGILALSLIASAYIGEIFRAGIQSVDRGQLEACRALGLSYGKAMRLVVIPQGIRRVLPALVNQFIAIVKDSSLVYFLGLLVSERELFRVGQDAAVLTGNLSPLVLAGLFYLVITVPLTHLVNYFDDRFRTGRRKATPPKSGLDEVDEVTPIPVTLGSNT, from the coding sequence ATGGACTGGCTCGACCAACTCAAGAACACCTTCCTGAACTTCGACGCGATGGTGGCGGTGTTCCCGCAGCTGCTGGGCACCGGCCTCGTCAACACCCTCGTGATCTCCGCCGCCGCCACCGTGATCGGCATCGTGCTCGGCATGATCGTCGCGGTGATGGGGATCTCCCCGTCGCGATGGCTGCGGACACCCGCTCGGGTGTACACCGACATCTTCCGCGGGCTTCCGGCGATCCTCACGATCCTGCTCATCGGGCAGGGATTCGCCCGGCTGAGCCAGGACATCTTCGGACCGTCGCCCTACCCGCTCGGCATCCTCGCGCTGAGCCTGATCGCCTCGGCGTACATCGGCGAGATCTTCCGCGCCGGCATCCAGAGCGTCGACCGTGGACAGCTCGAGGCCTGCCGCGCTCTCGGGCTCAGCTATGGCAAGGCCATGCGCCTCGTCGTCATCCCGCAGGGCATCCGCCGGGTTCTGCCGGCGCTGGTGAACCAGTTCATCGCCATCGTGAAGGACTCGAGCCTCGTCTACTTCCTCGGTCTGCTCGTCAGCGAGCGTGAACTGTTCCGCGTCGGACAGGACGCCGCGGTGCTCACCGGCAACCTCTCGCCGCTCGTGCTGGCCGGCCTCTTCTACCTCGTGATCACCGTCCCGCTCACGCACCTCGTGAACTACTTCGACGACCGGTTCCGCACCGGACGCCGCAAGGCTACGCCGCCCAAGAGCGGCCTCGACGAGGTCGACGAAGTCACCCCCATCCCCGTCACCCTCGGGAGCAACACATGA
- a CDS encoding ABC transporter substrate-binding protein: MAAAVLALSACSGGAGASSSAGGEDNPYGLITPGQIRVASVGDIKPYAFTDASGEFSGFDIELFKDVAAREGIDDVVFTGQDFSGLLAAVANGQYDVGVAAIGITDDRKTTVDFSEGYLAGYLTILSTPDSDVKSSDDLAGKRLGVVQGTLQETYAVNNFPGADLVRFPDNNAAIAALNNGTIAAHFLDYESTREYIEQYGLVSVEDIPSFDAPAGFAVAKGNDALREALNEGLAAAMEDGTWKELYQKWFPGSPMPDQYLPSSERTASPTPSS, translated from the coding sequence ATGGCAGCGGCAGTGCTCGCCCTCTCCGCCTGCAGCGGCGGTGCAGGAGCATCGTCCTCCGCCGGCGGCGAGGACAACCCCTACGGCCTCATCACGCCCGGCCAGATCCGCGTCGCCAGCGTCGGTGACATCAAGCCCTACGCGTTCACCGACGCGAGCGGCGAGTTCAGCGGCTTCGACATCGAGCTGTTCAAGGACGTCGCAGCCCGCGAGGGCATCGACGACGTCGTGTTCACGGGCCAGGACTTCTCCGGTCTCCTCGCCGCCGTGGCCAACGGGCAGTACGACGTGGGCGTCGCCGCGATCGGCATCACCGACGACCGCAAGACGACCGTCGACTTCAGCGAGGGCTACCTCGCCGGCTACCTCACGATCCTCAGCACGCCCGACAGCGACGTGAAGTCGAGCGACGACCTGGCCGGCAAGCGCCTGGGCGTCGTGCAGGGCACGCTGCAGGAGACCTACGCGGTCAACAACTTCCCGGGTGCAGACCTCGTGCGCTTCCCCGACAACAACGCCGCGATCGCCGCGCTGAACAACGGCACGATCGCCGCGCACTTCCTCGACTACGAGTCGACCCGCGAGTACATCGAGCAGTACGGGCTCGTCTCGGTCGAGGACATCCCGTCGTTCGACGCGCCGGCGGGTTTCGCCGTCGCCAAGGGCAACGACGCGCTCCGCGAGGCGCTCAACGAGGGTCTCGCCGCCGCCATGGAAGACGGCACCTGGAAGGAGCTCTACCAGAAGTGGTTCCCGGGCTCGCCGATGCCCGACCAGTACCTGCCCTCCAGCGAGCGCACCGCGTCGCCGACCCCGTCGTCCTGA
- a CDS encoding LacI family DNA-binding transcriptional regulator, whose protein sequence is MSDVAREAGVGKATAARALGGYGAVSEAVRDRVMAAAERLEYRPNELARSMNTGKSKTIGVIVGDIENGYFGLAMRGISDAAKAAGYDVILINTSENVEAEIDAVRVLLDKRVDGVIVAPASSFETDHLHDVHASGRPMVLLDRHVDGLDVPSVGVDIAVAAQDAAASLLAAGHRRIAFVTALASDESWAPGQPLAVSSVTDRLAGIQAALTASDVEPDTLLVRFGAIGMPAVTAIIDELLALPQPPTAILASDSVIALDMLRVLRSRGIELPRDLSFVMFDDFPWTELVAPPLSVVSQPIYDVGLAAGRKLVRLLAGASGEEAELLAARFIERGSVGVVG, encoded by the coding sequence GTGAGCGACGTGGCCCGCGAGGCCGGTGTCGGCAAGGCGACAGCGGCGCGCGCGCTGGGCGGTTACGGCGCCGTCAGCGAGGCCGTGCGCGACCGCGTCATGGCCGCCGCCGAGCGCCTGGAATACCGCCCGAACGAGCTCGCCCGCAGCATGAACACGGGCAAGTCGAAGACCATCGGCGTCATCGTCGGCGACATCGAGAACGGCTATTTCGGCCTCGCGATGAGGGGCATCTCCGACGCCGCGAAGGCAGCCGGATACGACGTCATCCTCATCAACACGTCGGAGAACGTCGAGGCCGAGATCGACGCCGTGCGGGTGCTTCTCGACAAGCGGGTGGACGGGGTGATCGTCGCGCCGGCATCGTCGTTCGAGACAGATCATCTGCACGACGTGCACGCCTCAGGCCGGCCAATGGTGCTGCTCGACCGCCACGTCGACGGCCTGGATGTGCCCTCCGTCGGGGTCGACATCGCCGTCGCCGCCCAGGATGCCGCGGCCTCCCTGCTCGCCGCAGGTCACCGTCGCATCGCCTTCGTCACCGCCCTCGCGTCCGACGAGTCGTGGGCGCCCGGGCAGCCTCTCGCAGTGTCATCGGTGACCGATCGCCTCGCCGGCATTCAGGCCGCTCTGACAGCGTCCGATGTCGAGCCCGACACACTTCTGGTGCGTTTCGGCGCGATCGGCATGCCCGCCGTGACGGCGATCATCGACGAGCTGCTCGCGCTCCCCCAGCCGCCCACCGCGATCCTGGCTTCCGACAGCGTCATCGCCCTCGACATGCTGCGGGTGCTTCGCTCGCGCGGTATCGAACTCCCCCGCGACCTCTCCTTCGTCATGTTCGACGATTTCCCCTGGACCGAACTGGTCGCCCCGCCCCTGTCGGTCGTCTCGCAGCCGATCTACGACGTCGGGCTGGCCGCGGGGCGCAAGCTGGTGCGGCTGCTCGCGGGAGCGTCGGGCGAGGAGGCGGAGCTGCTGGCTGCGCGGTTCATCGAGCGTGGTTCCGTGGGGGTGGTCGGCTGA
- a CDS encoding G5 domain-containing protein encodes MFTISVIAVGCATSAPRSSSAEVPEKEAARFAQTDAQPTAAARVTPTATPTPVITQRQETVTEAIAFEQTSVEDGNLPRGETVVSVVGQAGERALTYTVTLVDGVETARELTSDVVAVAPVAEVVSVGVYDPPPPPAPPAPTAECDPNYADACVPIASDVDCAGGSGNGPAYLDGVARVVGSDIYGLDRDGDGLACER; translated from the coding sequence ATGTTCACGATCTCCGTCATCGCGGTGGGATGCGCGACCTCTGCGCCTCGATCGAGCAGCGCAGAAGTGCCGGAAAAGGAAGCTGCTCGATTCGCGCAGACGGACGCTCAACCGACTGCCGCCGCTCGCGTCACTCCGACGGCCACTCCGACACCGGTCATAACGCAGCGACAGGAGACGGTCACCGAGGCGATCGCCTTCGAGCAGACGTCGGTCGAGGACGGCAACCTTCCTCGCGGCGAGACCGTGGTCTCTGTTGTCGGACAGGCGGGGGAGCGTGCGCTGACGTACACGGTCACACTTGTGGACGGCGTGGAGACCGCTCGCGAGCTGACGTCGGACGTGGTCGCCGTCGCACCCGTCGCGGAGGTTGTGTCGGTCGGCGTGTACGACCCGCCTCCACCGCCTGCGCCGCCTGCACCAACTGCAGAGTGCGATCCGAACTATGCGGACGCGTGCGTGCCGATCGCGAGCGATGTGGATTGCGCAGGGGGCTCGGGTAACGGGCCGGCGTACCTGGACGGCGTCGCCCGCGTGGTCGGGTCCGATATCTACGGCCTCGACAGGGATGGCGACGGGCTCGCGTGCGAGCGTTGA
- a CDS encoding LacI family DNA-binding transcriptional regulator, with protein MQNPSGNTAQAATPSPSSRPRKVNINDVASAAGVSYQTVSRVLNDAPDVNAKTRARIQQLIKDLGYRRSRTATALSTNKSTAIGILADRSARFGPVGTLIALEEVARQKGYFTTVITVEQPYEESVAKALESLDDIEVDGIIVIAPVLSMADAVRGATILVPVEMIAAGVSSTPSLFTYSENQELGARLATQHLIDLGHTDIAHLAGSMEWFDGRVRRRGWEGALRDAGLEPGLCLEGDWTPKWAYETGLRMARDGTVPQAIFAASDHTALGLIRALTESGIRVPEDVSVVGYDDIFGSDYFLPPLTTVRQDFTALAHASIEVLLGAIGGREVDREPIAPTLVVRRSVVPASPRRAMREGR; from the coding sequence ATGCAAAACCCATCCGGAAACACCGCGCAGGCGGCGACCCCCTCGCCATCGTCGCGACCACGGAAAGTGAACATCAACGACGTCGCGTCCGCCGCCGGCGTCTCCTACCAGACCGTCTCGCGCGTGTTGAACGACGCCCCGGATGTTAACGCTAAGACACGGGCGCGCATCCAACAGCTCATCAAAGACCTGGGCTACCGTCGCAGCCGGACGGCCACCGCCCTCTCCACCAACAAATCCACCGCCATCGGCATCCTTGCCGACCGCTCCGCGCGCTTCGGTCCCGTCGGCACGCTGATCGCTCTCGAAGAGGTTGCTCGCCAAAAGGGCTACTTCACGACTGTCATCACCGTCGAGCAACCGTATGAGGAGTCCGTCGCGAAGGCGCTCGAGAGCCTCGACGACATCGAGGTCGACGGCATTATCGTCATCGCGCCGGTCCTGAGCATGGCCGATGCGGTGCGTGGTGCCACGATCCTCGTGCCGGTCGAGATGATTGCCGCGGGAGTCTCGTCAACGCCGAGTCTGTTCACCTACTCGGAGAACCAGGAGCTCGGCGCCCGTCTGGCCACACAACATCTCATCGACCTCGGCCACACAGACATCGCGCACCTGGCTGGGTCCATGGAGTGGTTCGACGGCCGTGTACGCCGACGCGGCTGGGAAGGGGCATTGCGGGATGCCGGACTTGAGCCGGGCCTATGCCTCGAGGGCGACTGGACCCCGAAATGGGCGTACGAGACGGGCCTGCGCATGGCGCGCGATGGAACGGTGCCGCAAGCGATCTTCGCCGCCAGCGACCACACGGCATTGGGCCTGATCCGGGCTCTCACCGAGTCGGGCATACGGGTGCCAGAGGACGTGAGCGTCGTCGGATACGACGACATCTTCGGCTCCGACTATTTCCTGCCCCCCTTGACGACGGTGAGACAGGACTTCACAGCGCTAGCTCACGCGAGCATCGAGGTGCTGCTGGGCGCCATTGGCGGGCGCGAGGTGGATCGCGAGCCCATCGCGCCAACGCTTGTGGTTCGTCGGAGCGTGGTGCCAGCTTCTCCTCGACGCGCGATGCGTGAAGGGCGCTAG
- a CDS encoding Gfo/Idh/MocA family protein, protein MKKVNVGLIGGGFMGKAHSLAYAGVPMFFWPADVMPVKHTIAEATPELAADAATRFGFAGSTSDWRSIIDDPDIDVVDIATPNNLHAEMAIAALRAGKHVICEKPLAHTLEDAERMHRVALESQTVNMVAFNYRRTPAVALAKKYIEEGAIGDILNFRGTYLQDWSADPNSPLSWRFTKAVAGSGAVGDILSHVIDLAHYLVGDIAEVTSLTKTYIKDRPVQSSGSDSLGNAKVDSGPRASVDVDDEVMTLVKFRGGAVGSLEATRNAWGRNNFITLEIHGTEGSIAFNYENRDELQVCFRSDEGDRRGFRTVYTGPNHPNGHALWPIPALGIGYGETKIIEANDFFTAIATGGEVRPNFADGYQVALVEHAILESAESGAWTSVPEVDRSRATRMTAG, encoded by the coding sequence GTGAAGAAGGTCAACGTCGGCCTTATCGGGGGCGGGTTCATGGGCAAAGCGCACTCCCTGGCGTACGCGGGCGTGCCGATGTTCTTCTGGCCCGCCGATGTAATGCCGGTCAAGCACACGATCGCCGAGGCGACGCCCGAACTCGCGGCCGACGCCGCCACCCGCTTCGGCTTCGCCGGTTCCACCAGCGACTGGCGGTCCATTATCGATGACCCGGACATCGACGTCGTCGACATCGCCACCCCGAACAACCTGCACGCCGAGATGGCGATCGCGGCTCTTCGGGCCGGCAAGCACGTCATCTGCGAGAAGCCGCTCGCCCACACGCTGGAGGACGCCGAGCGCATGCACCGCGTCGCGCTCGAATCGCAGACAGTGAACATGGTCGCCTTCAACTACCGCAGGACCCCAGCTGTCGCACTGGCGAAGAAGTACATCGAGGAGGGGGCGATCGGAGACATTCTCAATTTCCGCGGCACCTACCTCCAGGACTGGTCAGCCGACCCGAACTCCCCGCTCTCCTGGCGATTCACGAAGGCCGTGGCAGGGTCCGGGGCAGTCGGTGACATTCTCAGTCACGTCATCGATCTTGCCCATTACCTGGTCGGCGATATCGCCGAGGTCACTTCTCTGACGAAGACCTACATCAAGGACCGGCCCGTTCAGTCGAGTGGGTCGGACTCGCTCGGCAACGCCAAGGTCGATTCCGGACCGCGCGCGTCGGTGGATGTCGATGACGAGGTGATGACGCTCGTGAAGTTCAGGGGTGGCGCGGTCGGATCTCTCGAGGCCACGCGAAACGCGTGGGGCCGAAACAACTTCATCACCCTGGAGATCCACGGCACAGAAGGCTCGATCGCCTTCAACTACGAGAATCGGGACGAGCTGCAAGTCTGCTTCCGCTCCGATGAAGGCGATCGACGTGGCTTCCGCACGGTTTACACCGGGCCGAACCACCCGAACGGCCACGCGCTCTGGCCCATCCCGGCACTGGGAATCGGTTACGGCGAGACCAAGATCATCGAGGCGAATGACTTCTTCACGGCGATCGCCACGGGCGGCGAGGTGCGACCGAACTTCGCCGATGGGTATCAGGTGGCGCTCGTGGAGCATGCCATCCTAGAGTCCGCAGAAAGCGGCGCCTGGACGAGCGTTCCCGAGGTCGACCGATCGAGGGCCACTCGGATGACCGCAGGCTGA
- a CDS encoding agarase, protein MSSESTDAQSFFRVEANESGRWSFIDPNGEPFISLAINHLDDSDLRYPHNVEVFDRKYASRKAWTKGVVRDLQDLNFNTIGWTSQYISGGWGEALDWFGDPVDLGHSSPWPDDHLLSAGMPYVVQIRVQEIEDWNGHPAFRDVYGEDFQKYADWIARRMVSDHKDSTNLIGYFLVDIPSWLPHASGRFWPGFEGLTPEEHDKKLFDVATQYYKTVTEAIRRYDPNHLILGDRYNGNKGIPEAALRAMTPYVDVLSVQYFTGKTDDEYTTMIEDLRGWHELTGKPVVIADIGNWVPTQMNPHRTSDMETQAERGGDYANGLAKVVAEPWIIGWHWCGYIENLGRGWGIKDPNDEFYSEMTDQVRDANAAAQSAIAGSAEGNKS, encoded by the coding sequence ATGTCTTCCGAATCAACTGACGCCCAAAGCTTCTTCCGGGTCGAGGCGAACGAGAGCGGCCGGTGGAGCTTCATCGACCCGAACGGCGAGCCGTTCATCTCGTTGGCCATCAACCATCTCGATGACAGCGACCTGCGCTACCCGCACAACGTCGAAGTATTCGACCGGAAATACGCCAGCCGGAAGGCCTGGACCAAGGGCGTCGTCCGCGACCTCCAGGACCTGAACTTCAACACGATCGGCTGGACCTCCCAGTACATCAGCGGCGGCTGGGGCGAAGCCCTCGACTGGTTCGGTGACCCCGTCGACCTCGGTCACTCCTCCCCGTGGCCCGACGATCACCTCCTGAGCGCCGGGATGCCCTACGTCGTGCAGATCCGCGTGCAGGAGATCGAGGACTGGAACGGCCATCCGGCATTCCGGGATGTCTACGGCGAAGACTTCCAGAAGTACGCCGACTGGATCGCCCGCCGGATGGTGTCCGACCACAAGGACAGCACGAACCTGATCGGCTACTTCCTGGTCGACATTCCCTCGTGGCTGCCGCACGCGTCGGGTCGCTTCTGGCCCGGTTTCGAAGGGCTCACCCCGGAGGAGCACGACAAGAAGTTGTTCGACGTGGCGACTCAGTACTACAAGACGGTCACAGAGGCGATCCGCCGCTACGACCCGAACCACCTGATCCTGGGGGACCGTTACAACGGCAACAAGGGGATTCCCGAGGCCGCGCTGCGGGCGATGACCCCCTACGTCGACGTGCTCTCCGTCCAGTACTTCACAGGCAAGACCGACGACGAGTACACCACGATGATCGAGGATCTGCGTGGCTGGCACGAGCTGACCGGCAAGCCGGTGGTCATCGCCGACATCGGCAACTGGGTGCCCACACAGATGAATCCGCATCGCACTAGCGATATGGAGACACAGGCCGAACGCGGTGGGGATTATGCGAACGGTCTGGCGAAGGTCGTCGCGGAGCCGTGGATCATTGGCTGGCACTGGTGCGGCTACATCGAGAACCTCGGGCGCGGATGGGGCATCAAGGACCCGAACGACGAGTTCTACTCCGAAATGACCGATCAGGTGCGCGATGCCAACGCGGCAGCGCAATCAGCGATCGCCGGCTCCGCAGAAGGGAACAAGTCGTGA